One Hippocampus zosterae strain Florida chromosome 21, ASM2543408v3, whole genome shotgun sequence genomic region harbors:
- the si:ch211-214j24.10 gene encoding uncharacterized protein si:ch211-214j24.10 isoform X1, with protein MSETTTGTWEASNTVCESDTLCDPAVLVATTNPEPHIRNRRLSPGSGGGGGGGCISGGESRHLSPGADLNGATSHVHTFTFRREKERKGPQHKGGSLRREVSQKGLNRSQKANQKERWVEDSLSLLKPPPAFPVQDSPAKLQPAVSYASKVKAKTASGILEDDRPAIGVLLQNQWGLSFISETRPAAPESPNPHPAAPDSPAPQVTDTQAPVEPPLAIQPPQETTRPFTTSTAPATHSELDEHNGELLLSCRHLMEALNFHNREWNAICNQQKKDPKRVVWYKDFREHPA; from the exons ATGTCGGAGACAACTACCG GTACATGGGAAGCCAGTAACACTGTGTGCGAGTCTGATACCTTGTGCGACCCAGCAGTCCTCGTTGCAACCACCAACCCAGAGCCACACATCCGAAACCGCCGCCTGTCACCCGGTtccggcggcggaggaggaggtggctGCATCTCCGGAGGGGAGTCCCGGCATCTCTCCCCCGGCGCGGACCTGAACGGGGCCACGAGCCACGTGCACACATTCACCTTCCGCAGGGAAAAGGAGCGCAAAGGCCCGCAGCACAAAGGCGGCAGCCTTCGCCGAGAGGTCAGCCAGAAAGGGCTCAACCGCTCACAAAAGGCGAACCAGAAGGAGAGGTGGGTGGAGGACAGTCTGTCGCTGCTCAAGCCCCCGCCTGCCTTCCCGGTGCAGGACAGCCCCGCCAAGCTGCAGCCGGCTGTCAGCTACGCCTCCAAGGTGAAGGCAAAAACGGCGAGTGGCATTCTGGAGGACGACCGCCCCGCCATCGGCGTTCTGCTCCAGAACCAATGGGGGCTCAGTTTCATCAGCGAGACCAGGCCCGCTGCCCCAGAGAGCCCCAACCCTCATCCCGCAGCCCCAGACTCCCCTGCACCTCAAGTCACAGACACACAAGCGCCAGTAGAACCACCACTCGCCATCCAGCCTCCTCAAGAAACCACTAGACCCTTCACTACCTCCACTGCCCCGGCTACACACTCTGAGCTGGACGAGCACAACGGGGAGCTTCTGCTCAGTTGTCGCCACCTTATGGAGGCTCTGAACTTCCACAATAGAG AATGGAATGCAATCTGTAACCAACAGAAAAAAG ATCCAAAAAGAGTTGTGTGGTACAAGGACTTTCGGGAGCACCCGGCCTAG
- the si:ch211-214j24.10 gene encoding uncharacterized protein si:ch211-214j24.10 isoform X2 — protein MHIKTGTWEASNTVCESDTLCDPAVLVATTNPEPHIRNRRLSPGSGGGGGGGCISGGESRHLSPGADLNGATSHVHTFTFRREKERKGPQHKGGSLRREVSQKGLNRSQKANQKERWVEDSLSLLKPPPAFPVQDSPAKLQPAVSYASKVKAKTASGILEDDRPAIGVLLQNQWGLSFISETRPAAPESPNPHPAAPDSPAPQVTDTQAPVEPPLAIQPPQETTRPFTTSTAPATHSELDEHNGELLLSCRHLMEALNFHNREWNAICNQQKKDPKRVVWYKDFREHPA, from the exons ATGCATATCAAGACAG GTACATGGGAAGCCAGTAACACTGTGTGCGAGTCTGATACCTTGTGCGACCCAGCAGTCCTCGTTGCAACCACCAACCCAGAGCCACACATCCGAAACCGCCGCCTGTCACCCGGTtccggcggcggaggaggaggtggctGCATCTCCGGAGGGGAGTCCCGGCATCTCTCCCCCGGCGCGGACCTGAACGGGGCCACGAGCCACGTGCACACATTCACCTTCCGCAGGGAAAAGGAGCGCAAAGGCCCGCAGCACAAAGGCGGCAGCCTTCGCCGAGAGGTCAGCCAGAAAGGGCTCAACCGCTCACAAAAGGCGAACCAGAAGGAGAGGTGGGTGGAGGACAGTCTGTCGCTGCTCAAGCCCCCGCCTGCCTTCCCGGTGCAGGACAGCCCCGCCAAGCTGCAGCCGGCTGTCAGCTACGCCTCCAAGGTGAAGGCAAAAACGGCGAGTGGCATTCTGGAGGACGACCGCCCCGCCATCGGCGTTCTGCTCCAGAACCAATGGGGGCTCAGTTTCATCAGCGAGACCAGGCCCGCTGCCCCAGAGAGCCCCAACCCTCATCCCGCAGCCCCAGACTCCCCTGCACCTCAAGTCACAGACACACAAGCGCCAGTAGAACCACCACTCGCCATCCAGCCTCCTCAAGAAACCACTAGACCCTTCACTACCTCCACTGCCCCGGCTACACACTCTGAGCTGGACGAGCACAACGGGGAGCTTCTGCTCAGTTGTCGCCACCTTATGGAGGCTCTGAACTTCCACAATAGAG AATGGAATGCAATCTGTAACCAACAGAAAAAAG ATCCAAAAAGAGTTGTGTGGTACAAGGACTTTCGGGAGCACCCGGCCTAG